The Leadbetterella byssophila DSM 17132 DNA window CAGATTCTTAAAATCTTATCGGTAGATTTTTTTCTTTCAGATAAGTTTTTAACTCAGGGATGCTGATCTCCTTGAAATGGAAGATACTGGCAGCTAAGGCTGCATCTGCAAAGCCCTCCTGAAATACATCCAGAAAATGCTCCATTTGTCCGGCACCACCGGAGGCAATCACCGGTATACCCAGAGATCTGGAGATTTTGGAAGTAATCTCGATATCAAAGCCATTCTTAGTACCATCAGCATCCATAGAGGTTAACAAAATCTCTCCCGCACCTAGCTCCTCAACCTTTTTTGCCCATTCCCAAGTCTCTAAATCTGTAGGTTTTCTTCCTCCATGGGTGTGGACTATGTCCTTTCCTTCTACTCTTCGGGTGTCAATGGCCACCACGATACATTGGCTGCCAAATTCTGAGGAAAGGGCAGAGACTAATTCCGGATTTCTAACTGCAGCAGAGTTGATGGAGATTTTATCA harbors:
- the hisF gene encoding imidazole glycerol phosphate synthase subunit HisF — translated: MLTKRIIPCLDIKDGRTVKGTNFVNLKDAGDPVELARIYADEGADELVFLDITATVENRKTLLDLVDKVAHAINIPFTVGGGIGSVQDVSLLLQAGADKISINSAAVRNPELVSALSSEFGSQCIVVAIDTRRVEGKDIVHTHGGRKPTDLETWEWAKKVEELGAGEILLTSMDADGTKNGFDIEITSKISRSLGIPVIASGGAGQMEHFLDVFQEGFADAALAASIFHFKEISIPELKTYLKEKNLPIRF